CGTGACCATTCCGGACGTAACCAACGCCCCCGTGGTGACCGGCAACCAACTGGCCAACGCCGTGACCCTGAACACGGGCGCCACCCTCACCCTGGCCGATGGCTCGGTGCTGGCCGTGAGCGGCAACATCACGAACAACTCGGCTACCATCGTCTCCTCGGGGGCAAGCGTGAGCGGCCGTGTGCAATTGGCCGGCGCCGCGGCGCAAACCATCAGCGGCACGCTCACCACCTTTCCGAACCTGACGGTGGGCTCGGCGGGCGCCTCCCTGGGCGGCCCGGTGGCCATCCGGCGCGGCCTGGTGCTGAATGGCACCTTCACTACCGCCAGCCAGACGCTGACGCTGCTCTCGGACGCCACGGGCACCGCTTACGTGGTGAACAACGGCAGTGCCACCGTCTCGGGGCCGGCCACGGTGCAGCGCTACATCACGCCCACTAACCCGGGCCTGGGCTACCGCCACTATTCGGCGCCGGTAAGCAACTCGACCGTGGCTGACCTGGCCACGACTGGTTTCTCGCCCACGGTGAACTCCAACTACAACGGCAGCCCCGCGCCGGGCGGCGTGACGCCCTTCCCCACGGTATTCTCTTACGACCAGACGCGCACGGCTCTCACCAACCCCATGCCGGAGTTCGACCGTGGGTTCCAGTCGCCGGCCGCGCTGAACGAGGCCCTGGAAGTGGGCCGCGGCTACACCGTGAACCTGCCCGGCACGTCGCTGGTCGACTTCGTGGGCACCCTCAACAACGGCAGCGTGTCGCGCACCGGACTTGGCCGGGGCGCGCAGGCCACGGCTGGCTACCATTTGCTGGGCAATCCTTACCCGGGCGCCATCGACTACAACACCGTGCTGACGGCCTCGACGGGGATTGAAAATGCGCTGTATGTCTTCAAGAGCAGCGGCCAGTACACGGGCAGCTACGCCAGCTTTGTGAACGGCCAAAGCACCAACAGCGGCACCAACATCCTGCCGGTGGCCCAGGGCTTCTTCGTGCGGGCCGCAGCGGGCCAGACGGGCACCGTAAACTTCACCAACGCCGCTCGCCTCAACGCCCCCGACAACACGCCCTTCCAGCGCGGCACCGCGAGCACCCGCCCGCAGCTGGTCCTCACCTTGCGCAGTGCCACCGCCGCCAACCAGACGGCCATGTACTTTGAGCAAGGCGCCACCGCCGGCTTCGACACGGGTTTCGATGCCCACTACTTGCCGGCCACCAATGGCCTGCTGCTGGCCACCGAGGCCGGCGCGGAGGCCTTGGCCATCAACGGCATGCCGGCCCTGACCGGCGCCGACGTGCTGCTGCCCCTGCAGGTGGCCGCCGCCACGGCCGGCACTTACTCCCTGGAAGTAGACCAACTGGCCAACCTGCCCGCTGGCTACCGCGCCTACCTGCGCGACGCCCTCACCGGCACCTACACCGACCTAGCCACCACGCCATCGGTGAGCCTGCCGCTGGCCGCCAACGCCGCGGCCGGCGGGCGCTTCGCCGTGCTCTTCACCACGCAGGCCCGCGTGCTGGCCACGGCCCCGGCCGCGCTGGCCCAGCTGGCCAACGTGTACCCCAACCCGGCCCACGGCTCGGCCACGCTGCTGCTGCCGGTGGCCCTGCGCGGCCAGCAAGCCACGCCGGTAGCCGTGGTGGACAACCTGGGCCGCACGGTGCTCACCCGCACCCTGGCCGCCGGCACCGCCGACGCGCTGGAGCTGCCCCTGAGCGGCCTGGCCGCCGGGGTGTATTCGGTGCAGGCCCGCACGGCCGCCGGCCTCGTGGTGAAGCGCCTCGTGGTAGAATAACAGCTTGAATGGCCTGACCGCCGGCCCCGGGTGCTGCTGTAGCTCCGGGGCCGGTGTGGGCCGGGTTTCCATCTCATCGCAACTCATTTCTTCTTTCCCATGAAAATTCTGACCCCGGCGCTTCGCCTCGTTCTTTCTGCCGCGGGCGTGTGCCTGCTGGCCGGTGCCTTCACGCCGGTTTTGGCCCAGGGCCCCGGCTCGGGCGGCCCCACGCCCGGCACGCCGGCCGCCGAAGTGCCCATCGATGGCGGCGCCTCGCTGCTGCTGGCCGGCGGCGCGGCCTACGGCCTCAAGCGCCTGCGCGACCGCAAACGCCCCAGCGCCGAATAGCGCCTGACTGCATTCGGCAGCAAAACGCCTGCCTGGCCCACGCGTGTGGGGCCGGGCAGGCGTTTTTGTTGGCGCGAAGGACGAAGCTTAGGCGCAGCGGTGCTCCTCAAGCAGGACTTTGATGTCGTTGAGACGGCGGGACACCTGGCTCAGCAATTCGGCGGGCACGGGCACCTGCACGCCGTGGCGGGTGAAGAGGTAGCGCACCAGCGCCGTGAGCTCGCGCAGCTCCTCCTGCAGCTGAGCGCGCAGGGCCTCCCATTGCTCCAGGCCCGCCGTGGGATGGGCCAGGCACACCACGCGCACGGCAATGGCCTGGCTGACCAGGGCCGCCAGCTGCTCCAGCAGCTGCTGCTCGGCCGCGCTCAGGGTGCGGGGCTGGCGGTCGATGATGCACAGCGTGCCCAGGGGCGGCTGGTTGGGCAGGCGCAGCAGCGCCCCAGCGTAGAAGCGCAAGTCGTTTTCCTCGGCGGCACGCACGGCCTCGGGCGTGAGGGCGGCGGTTTCCAGCAGCAAGTCGTGGTAGACCACGGCGCGGGCTTGCTGCACCGCCGTGGAGCACAGGGCCTCCACGCGGGCTTGCCGGTCGTGGCCGGGCATGCCGTGGTTGGCAGGGTAGTACACGTCGTCCTCCTCCACCACCGCAATGAGCGAGATGGGCAAGCTGAATACCTGAGCCGTGAGGGCCACAAACTCTTCAAACACGGGCTCAATGAGGGTGGGCAGCACCTCGTGGGCGCGCAGGCTGCGGAGCCGTTCGGGCTCGTCTTCGGGCAACAAGGCGGCGGGGGTGGCGGACATGGACGGGCGGTGCGGGGTGAGGCAACAAACATAACCGGTTAGCCAGCAAATATTCCCGGCGTTTGGCGGAAGCCTCTGGGGCCATGTGGTTAAAAACCAAACCCCACCCGGAAGCCGGTGCCCAGCCGCTCGCCGCTTTGCAGGGCGGTGTAGAAGTCGACCCGCAATACCTTCAGGATGTGCTCGATGCCCACGCCTACTTCCACGTAGTGGCCGGCCTGGCGGGTGTTGAGGTAGTTGAGCGAGGCCACTTCCTGCCATTTCAGCTTGCGCAGCAGCGGCACGTAGTTGAGGAAGAAGCCGTTGAAGTGGTGGTCGTAGTGGGCTTCCAGGTAGGCGTTGTTGGTGCTGAAGCGGTAATAGTCCAGCAGCTGGAAATAGCTGAAGTTGCCGGTGAGCAGGGTTTGGTTGCCGGAGAAGTGGCGGTAGTCAATGAACGTCATGCCCTCCTGCTTGCCCACAAAGCCACCCACATTTATCCGGAAGTTGCTGGTGCCCAGCAGGCCCAGCGGCACGGCGTCGCGCACGCCGGCCTGCAGCAGCAGGTAGCGCACGTCGGCACCCAGCACGCCGGGCAGGGCGGCGCGCCCCTGCACGTTGAAGGTGGGCCACTTCGAGCCGAGGTTTAACTTGCCATCGGGGCGGTTGATGTAGCGCTGGCCGGGCTTATAGTCGAGCGACAGCCCCACCGTGAGGATGCGGCTGCGGCCAAACCGGGTGTCGGCCAGCTCGTCGCTCAGCGGGATGTTGGGCGTGAAAGCCCGGCCCGGCACGTCGTGGATGAGGCGGTCGGTGGTGTTGGCCAGCTCGTGGCGGTCGAAGTAGCCGGCCGTGGCGCGCAGGTTCAGGCCGTTCACCGGCTCGGTGAGGTAGGTAAATTCGGCGCCGTCGCGGCGGTAGAGCTTGGCGTAGTTGCGGTTGAGGTACAGCGTGTAGAAGGTGTTGATGGCCGGCGTGAGCTGCGAGTTCTTGTCGAAGTTCTCGACGGTTCGGCCCGCTACCACGCTGATTTGCTTTAGCTTGGCGGGGTGCAGTTGCCAGGTGGCGCTGAGGCTGGGGTTGAGTTGCTCGCTGCTGAAGCCGTAGCGCAGCGTGGGCGTGAGGGTGAAATAGCGCCGGTCGTCGGTGCGCTGGCTGAAGGTGGCCTGGGCGTTGAGCACAATGCCTTCCACTGTGTTGTACTGGAAAATCTGGGCCACGGGCTGCACCGACACCGACTGCTTTTTGTAGGTGTTCTGGTAGGTGTAGCCGCCTATCACCAGGCTCATGGGCTCAAACTCGTTGCGTTTCTTGTCCAGCGAGTCCTGGTAGGGGCGCGAGCGGCGGATGATTTCCGTGCTGTCTTTCACGTGGTAATCCTTCTGCTCCTCGGCCGTGAGCGGCACCGGCCGGATGGCGTCCCAGTAGGCCGAGTCGCGCTCGTTCACGCCTTTCTCGATGCGCTGCACCTCGCCCCGGCCCATGCTGGCGAAGGGGTCGTTTTTGAGGGAATCGCGCTGGGCCTGCTTCACCTTCTTGCGCACCTGGGCGTTGAGGCCGCGCAGGTCGGGCTTGCGCTTGCGAATTTGGGCGGCGGTTTCCTGGCCCACGGGCGCGTCGGGCTTCTCGGCCACCACGGGCGGGGCGGCCTTGGGCTCGGGCGGGGCCGGGTAGGTGGGCACCACGTTGGCGTAGTTGGAAAGCACGGCCGTGATGTAGCCCGAGCCCTTGAATCCCAGTCCCGACAGGTTGGCGCGCACCTGCTGCGACTGGATGAGCCAGACGTTGGGGTTGCCCGGCGCGGGTGCGTATTGCTGGTTGATGGTCAGGTTGTCGACGTAGTCAATCTGGGCGTCCTGGTCCAGGCTCAAATCGACGGAGTGAATGCGCCAGGAGCCGTCCACGATGTAGATGTAGCCCGAGAACACGGGGTCGGTGCGCCGACGCGGTATCACCCGAATTTTGTGCACCACCTCGCCGCCGCGGGGCGTGCTGCCCACCAGCTCGTACTTGTAGAACAGCATGGCGTTGGCGGCGATGGGCGACACAAACCCGCGCTCCGAAAACGCCGGCTTTATCAGGTTCTCATAAAAACCCAGGTTGCGCCCCGCGCTGGCCCGGTTGAAGCTCAGCCCGCGCGAGTCGCCGCTCACCCGGCTCGACAGCATGCGCTCCTTCACCACGTTGGGCTGCGTGAAGCTGAAATCGGACAGGCTCTCGGACAAGTAGAAGATGCCTTTTTTGATGTCGGGCCCCAGCTTGAACAGGCCCATGATTTTGGCCGGCGTGTCGTCTATCCGGCCCAGGGCTTTGATGTAGATGCGGGCCCGGTAGGCGGCTACTTCGCGTCGGTGGTAGGCCCGCCACTGCTGCGCCTGCTGAATGATGGCGTAGGCCGGGTCGCGGTCCGAGGATTTCACCAGCACCTCGCCCAGGTTGTAGGCCTCGGCCTGCAGGGTCACGTTCACGGTCAGCAGCGAGTCGCCGCCCGGCACGCGCACCGGCTGCACCTGCGGCCGGTAGCCCACGTACTGAAACACCAGCTCGTAGCGCCCCGCCGCGAGGCGCAGCTGGTATTCGCCCTGCTCGTTGGCGCCGGTGCTGGTGGCCGAGCCGCGCACCGCCACGTTGGCAAACGCCAGCCCCTGCTGGTTGGCTCCGCGCACCGTGCCTTTGATGACGCCGGCCTGAGACGGTGCGGACAAAACACTTAGCACCAAGGCCAGGGGTAGCAAGCGCAGAAAAGCGGAGAACATACAGCAGCGAAAAGCAGAAAGCGTAGGCCCCCAAGGTACGGCCCCGCTTCAACTGATGCCAGCCGCGCGCCGAAGGTTGCTTGGCGGGGCAGTTGGCCCCGCCTCAAGCCACCGCCTCCTCAGCCGGCGCCGGCACGGCGGCAGCAAGCAGCTGCCGGCCCGTGTACCAGGCATTCAGCCCCACGCCCACCAGCACCAGCGCTATGCCCGCGTAAGCCAGCGGCCCGAAGCTTTCGCCGAACAGCCAATAGCCCAGCCCCAGTGCGTAGAGAATGCCGAGGTAATTGAGCGGCGCCACCCGGCTGAGGCGTTCCAGCTGGTAAGCCCGCGTCATGGCCACCTGGGCGGCCTGGGTGAAGGCCCCGCAGGCCAGCAGCCAGAGCCAGTCGGCTCCCTGCGGGGTGCGCCACTGAAACAGGCAGGCCACGGCCGTGAGCGGCAGCGAAATCAGGGGCAGGTAGAACACGATAACCACCGGGTGCTCGCGCCCGCGCAAGGTGCGGATGGCGTTGTAGCTCAGGCCCGATATCAGGGCGCTCAGCAGGCCCACCGCCAGATACGGCCAGGCGCTGCCCGCCGTGGCATTGGCCGCCGTCGGGCTGCCCTGCCCCACCAGCAGCACCCCGCCAAAGCTCAGCCCGAAAAACAGCCATTGCCAGGGCCGCACGGGCTCGCGCACCAGCCAGATGCCCAGCACAGCCGTGCAGATGGGAGCCAGGTACTGCACCGTGACCGCCGTGGCCAGCGGCAGGTGCTGTAGCGAGGCGAAGTAGCACATGAGCGCCAGCGCGCCCGTGCTGCCCCGGCTGATAAGCAAGGCGCGGCTGTGGCCAAACGGCGCCACGCCCAACCGCCGCAACGCCACGTAGCTGGCCACGATGGAAAAGAGCGAGCGAAAGAAAATGATTTCAAGCGCCGGCAGGTGGTGCAGTTGCTTCACGCAGGCATTCATGCCCGCAAACAGCAAGGTGCTCAGCAGCATAAGCCGCACGCCGGGAGAAAATTTACTGGCCAATGAAACGACGGGAAGCGCGACGAGTGGGAAACGAACTTTGCGGAAGGATGTTAGGTAGAAACCTGCGGGCCCGGCCGAGAAGCCTCGCGCCGCTACCTGCTAACTGTTCATCG
This DNA window, taken from Hymenobacter sp. 5317J-9, encodes the following:
- a CDS encoding GAF domain-containing protein — protein: MSATPAALLPEDEPERLRSLRAHEVLPTLIEPVFEEFVALTAQVFSLPISLIAVVEEDDVYYPANHGMPGHDRQARVEALCSTAVQQARAVVYHDLLLETAALTPEAVRAAEENDLRFYAGALLRLPNQPPLGTLCIIDRQPRTLSAAEQQLLEQLAALVSQAIAVRVVCLAHPTAGLEQWEALRAQLQEELRELTALVRYLFTRHGVQVPVPAELLSQVSRRLNDIKVLLEEHRCA
- a CDS encoding DUF5686 and carboxypeptidase regulatory-like domain-containing protein, with the protein product MFSAFLRLLPLALVLSVLSAPSQAGVIKGTVRGANQQGLAFANVAVRGSATSTGANEQGEYQLRLAAGRYELVFQYVGYRPQVQPVRVPGGDSLLTVNVTLQAEAYNLGEVLVKSSDRDPAYAIIQQAQQWRAYHRREVAAYRARIYIKALGRIDDTPAKIMGLFKLGPDIKKGIFYLSESLSDFSFTQPNVVKERMLSSRVSGDSRGLSFNRASAGRNLGFYENLIKPAFSERGFVSPIAANAMLFYKYELVGSTPRGGEVVHKIRVIPRRRTDPVFSGYIYIVDGSWRIHSVDLSLDQDAQIDYVDNLTINQQYAPAPGNPNVWLIQSQQVRANLSGLGFKGSGYITAVLSNYANVVPTYPAPPEPKAAPPVVAEKPDAPVGQETAAQIRKRKPDLRGLNAQVRKKVKQAQRDSLKNDPFASMGRGEVQRIEKGVNERDSAYWDAIRPVPLTAEEQKDYHVKDSTEIIRRSRPYQDSLDKKRNEFEPMSLVIGGYTYQNTYKKQSVSVQPVAQIFQYNTVEGIVLNAQATFSQRTDDRRYFTLTPTLRYGFSSEQLNPSLSATWQLHPAKLKQISVVAGRTVENFDKNSQLTPAINTFYTLYLNRNYAKLYRRDGAEFTYLTEPVNGLNLRATAGYFDRHELANTTDRLIHDVPGRAFTPNIPLSDELADTRFGRSRILTVGLSLDYKPGQRYINRPDGKLNLGSKWPTFNVQGRAALPGVLGADVRYLLLQAGVRDAVPLGLLGTSNFRINVGGFVGKQEGMTFIDYRHFSGNQTLLTGNFSYFQLLDYYRFSTNNAYLEAHYDHHFNGFFLNYVPLLRKLKWQEVASLNYLNTRQAGHYVEVGVGIEHILKVLRVDFYTALQSGERLGTGFRVGFGF
- a CDS encoding DMT family transporter, with the protein product MRLMLLSTLLFAGMNACVKQLHHLPALEIIFFRSLFSIVASYVALRRLGVAPFGHSRALLISRGSTGALALMCYFASLQHLPLATAVTVQYLAPICTAVLGIWLVREPVRPWQWLFFGLSFGGVLLVGQGSPTAANATAGSAWPYLAVGLLSALISGLSYNAIRTLRGREHPVVIVFYLPLISLPLTAVACLFQWRTPQGADWLWLLACGAFTQAAQVAMTRAYQLERLSRVAPLNYLGILYALGLGYWLFGESFGPLAYAGIALVLVGVGLNAWYTGRQLLAAAVPAPAEEAVA